A single window of Culicoides brevitarsis isolate CSIRO-B50_1 chromosome 3, AGI_CSIRO_Cbre_v1, whole genome shotgun sequence DNA harbors:
- the LOC134834732 gene encoding protein takeout-like — translation MQFSSFSSLVIFLLLAVAEQCNAASKFDVKPEFIKTCRFSDPEFIKCSTTAVQGLFDELVTGIEGLDEIGTIDPLKLGKIRILQGDGPVSVNASLSKVTVTGFGAVKIVENIVNSKDFSWDTRILLPKMRLEGNYHMQGRILVIPLNGHGKCWFEPSNMDIRMHTKTKLYQRDNHIFYNVTSVKVQYTISGLRLRLDNLFEGVKLLEDSTNQYLNENWRPASEALRPIISKTIEDILLSIMQKIFHNLPAEYFVADLPWPNGNPNTTN, via the exons atgcaattttcaagctttagtagtttagtgatttttttattgttagcCGTGGCGGAACAATGTAACGCTGCTTCGAAATTTGACGTGAAAc cGGAATTTATCAAAACGTGCCGATTTAGTGATCCGGAGTTTATCAAATGTTCCACGACGGCAGTTCAGGGACTCTTTGATGAGTTAGtgacag gaaTTGAAGGTCTTGATGAAATTGGAACGATAGATCCACTGAAACTCGGGAAAATTAGGATTTTACAAGGAGATGGACCTGTCAGTGTCAATGCTTCATTGTCAAAAGTTACCGTTACAGGATTTGGCGCCGTTAAAATCGTTGAGAATAT aGTAAACAGCAAAGACTTCAGTTGGGACACAAGAATCCTCCTGCCAAAGATGAGACTCGAAGGAAATTACCACATGCAAGGCAGAATCCTCGTAATTCCCCTAAATGGCCACGGAAAATGCTGGTTTGAGCCTt ccaACATGGACATCCGAATGCACACAAAAACCAAATTATATCAGAGAGACAACCACATTTTCTACAACGTAACGAGCGTCAAAGTGCAATATACCATTTCAGGGTTAAGATTACGCTTGGATAACTTGTTTGAAGGTGTCAAGTTATTGG agGACAGCACAAATcaatatttgaatgaaaattggcGACCTGCATCGGAAGCCTTGCGaccaattatttcaaaaactatCGAAGATATTTTGTTGTCcatcatgcaaaaaattttccacaatttgCCTGCGGAATATTTCGTCGCTGACTTGCCATGGCCCAATGGAAACCCAAATACGACGAATTAA
- the LOC134834808 gene encoding BTB/POZ domain-containing protein KCTD9 isoform X1 produces METSSSSTSSKWIKLNIGGKIFNTTRSTIVDKEPHSMLARMFEQSQLSPADLDIDGAYLIDRSGEYFEPILNYLRNGKLVYNPNLNPEGILEEARFYGIESLVNILEQQIAANQPDPDPPLTRSDVISALIHTSHMSELRFQGVNLRNCDLRKLDLRHINFKYANMSGALLSHSNLSYCCLERADLSFANLEGAQLLSIKALCANFEGAFLKGCNFEDPIGVRSNLEGCCLKNACLEDSNMAGVNLRVSSLKNANLKNCNLRSAILAGADLENCTLAGSDLQEANLRGANFKDADLNLMLTPLHMSQAIR; encoded by the exons atggaaacaaGCTCAAGTTCAACAtcttccaaatggataaaactCAACATAG gtggaaaaattttcaatacaacTCGTAGCACAATCGTAGATAAGGAACCACATTCAATGTTAGCTAGAATGTTTGAGCAAAGTCAACTTTCGCCCGCGGATTTGGACATCGATGGAGCTTATTTAATCG atcgtTCCGGAGAATATTTTGAGCCAATACTTAATTACTTAAGAAACGGGAAGTTAGTGTACAATCCAAACCTGAATCCCGAAGGAATTCTCGAAGAAGCGCGATTTTACGGGATCGAAAGTCTCGTGAACATTTTAGAACAACAAATTGCTGCGAATCAACCGGATCCAGATCCGCCACTGACGCGAAGTGACGTCATTTCTGCCTTGATTCACACTTCTCACATGAGCGAGTTGCGATTTCAGGGCGTGAATTTAAGAAATTGTGATTTGAG aaaattagaCTTAAGACACATAAATTTCAAGTACGCGAATATGTCGGGAGCACTTTTATCGCATTCCAATCTTAGTTATTGTTGTTTGGAGCGCGCGGATTTGTCATTTGCCAACTTGGAAGGCGCTCAATTGTTGTCGATAAAAGCTCTCTGTGCGAATTTCGAAGGAGCCTTTTTGAAAGGATGCAATTTTGAGGACCCAATTGGCGTGCGATCGAATTTAGAG GGCTGCTGTTTGAAAAATGCATGTCTCGAGGATAGTAACATGGCTGGCGTTAATTTACGA gtttcTTCccttaaaaatgcaaatttgaaaaactgcaACTTACGATCGGCGATTTTGGCAGGAGCAGATTTGGAAAATTGTACATTAGCTGGCAGTGATTTGCAAGAAGCCAATCTTCGGGGTGCCAATTTCAag gatgCCGATTTAAATTTGATGCTCACTCCATTACACATGAGCCAAGCAATACGATAG
- the LOC134834808 gene encoding BTB/POZ domain-containing protein KCTD9 isoform X2, whose translation METSSSSTSSKWIKLNIGGKIFNTTRSTIVDKEPHSMLARMFEQSQLSPADLDIDGAYLIDRSGEYFEPILNYLRNGKLVYNPNLNPEGILEEARFYGIESLVNILEQQIAANQPDPDPPLTRSDVISALIHTSHMSELRFQGVNLRNCDLRKLDLRHINFKYANMSGALLSHSNLSYCCLERADLSFANLEGAQLLSIKALCANFEGAFLKGCNFEDPIGVRSNLEGCCLKNACLEDSNMAGVNLREQIWKIVH comes from the exons atggaaacaaGCTCAAGTTCAACAtcttccaaatggataaaactCAACATAG gtggaaaaattttcaatacaacTCGTAGCACAATCGTAGATAAGGAACCACATTCAATGTTAGCTAGAATGTTTGAGCAAAGTCAACTTTCGCCCGCGGATTTGGACATCGATGGAGCTTATTTAATCG atcgtTCCGGAGAATATTTTGAGCCAATACTTAATTACTTAAGAAACGGGAAGTTAGTGTACAATCCAAACCTGAATCCCGAAGGAATTCTCGAAGAAGCGCGATTTTACGGGATCGAAAGTCTCGTGAACATTTTAGAACAACAAATTGCTGCGAATCAACCGGATCCAGATCCGCCACTGACGCGAAGTGACGTCATTTCTGCCTTGATTCACACTTCTCACATGAGCGAGTTGCGATTTCAGGGCGTGAATTTAAGAAATTGTGATTTGAG aaaattagaCTTAAGACACATAAATTTCAAGTACGCGAATATGTCGGGAGCACTTTTATCGCATTCCAATCTTAGTTATTGTTGTTTGGAGCGCGCGGATTTGTCATTTGCCAACTTGGAAGGCGCTCAATTGTTGTCGATAAAAGCTCTCTGTGCGAATTTCGAAGGAGCCTTTTTGAAAGGATGCAATTTTGAGGACCCAATTGGCGTGCGATCGAATTTAGAG GGCTGCTGTTTGAAAAATGCATGTCTCGAGGATAGTAACATGGCTGGCGTTAATTTACGA GAGCAGATTTGGAAAATTGTACATTAG
- the LOC134833199 gene encoding carnitine O-palmitoyltransferase 2, mitochondrial — protein sequence MLKVSKSFHPKLLVRHKTTLTDEQYQYLQRSILPSYYFQKSLPRLPIPTLENTCNRYLAAQRPLLDNEAYAKTEGFVNDFRKNQGPKLQELLIAHDKANKHTSYISEPWFDMYLRDRAPLPVNYNPLLIMKPDTKPEMNEPTVRTSNLIISSLRFMNSLRKGILKPEIFHMDPSKSDTERFARIMKMVPTIVATYVAYTFKAYPLDMSQYEGLFAATRIPEPDKDRIFRAANPKHIVIFNKGNAFTMDVLDEHGNIESPSVIMGRVKHVFNLAQGSKPNEFPVGAMTTENRNTWASIRKHIMKIGNGNSLRLIDSALFAISLDEETFDESQPIPMIKNMLYENGTNRWYDKSFSLIVAKDGTTGLNFEHSWGDGVAVLRYFNEIYKETTEKPFVTPNTDTRVNDDLDKAVHRVDFELDEKARESIKEALKSHKSICDSLDLNFLKYPGINKDECKRRKASPDSVMQLAFQLAFYKQNQKFVATYESCSTSAFRHGRTETMRPCTNETKKFVETLMKDKNASKQELRALLDACSTKHFQLTKEAAMGQGFDRHLFGLRHTADKNGIAYPGIFTDPAYAQINHNILSTSTLNSPAIVAGGFGPVVKDGYGIGYSIHNDFSGCVVSSYKNTRNGGDFLGCIESAFKDIEQVLQAKKTEGK from the coding sequence ATGTTGAAGGTGTCAAAAAGTTTCCATCCAAAGCTCTTGGTACGCCACAAAACGACGCTCACCGACGAGCAATACCAATATTTGCAACGTAGCATCCTGCCATCGTACTACTTTCAAAAATCTCTGCCACGTCTACCGATTCCAACTTTAGAAAATACTTGTAATCGGTATTTGGCAGCACAAAGACCGCTTCTCGACAATGAAGCATATGCCAAAACTGAGGGTTTTGTCAATGATTTCCGCAAAAACCAAGGCCCAAAGTTGCAAGAACTGCTAATCGCTCACGATAAAGCGAATAAACACACAAGTTACATCTCCGAACCATGGTTCGACATGTATCTTCGCGATCGGGCGCCATTACCTGTGAATTATAACCcacttttaattatgaaacCCGATACCAAGCCCGAAATGAACGAACCAACTGTACGAACAAGCAACTTGATCATCAGTTCTTTACGTTTCATGAATTCCCTGCGGAAAGGAATTCTAAAACCTGAGATTTTTCATATGGATCCTTCTAAGTCAGATACTGAGAGATTTGCGCGAATCATGAAAATGGTTCCTACCATCGTCGCCACTTATGTTGCTTATACTTTTAAAGCTTATCCGCTGGATATGAGTCAATATGAAGGACTTTTTGCAGCAACTAGAATTCCTGAACCTGATAAAGATAGGATCTTCAGGGCTGCCAATCCGAAACACATTGTGATATTTAACAAAGGAAACGCCTTTACGATGGATGTCCTTGACGAACATGGCAATATTGAGTCACCAAGTGTGATTATGGGACGTGTTAAACACGTTTTTAACTTAGCCCAAGGTTCAAAACCGAATGAGTTTCCAGTTGGAGCTATGACGACAGAAAATCGTAATACTTGGGCTTCAATTCGTAAACACATCATGAAGATCGGGAACGGAAACTCTTTGAGGTTAATCGATTCCGCGTTATTTGCCATATCTTTAGATGAAGAAACCTTTGACGAATCCCAACCAATCCCGATGATCAAGAACATGCTATATGAGAACGGGACCAATCGCTGGTACGACAAAAGCTTTTCCCTAATTGTGGCGAAAGATGGCACCACAGGTCTCAACTTTGAACATTCGTGGGGAGATGGCGTTGCAGTTTTGCgttattttaacgaaatttacaAAGAAACCACGGAGAAGCCCTTCGTGACCCCCAACACAGATACGAGAGTTAATGATGACTTGGACAAAGCTGTTCATCGTGTGGATTTCGAGCTTGATGAAAAAGCGCGGGAAAGTATCAAAGAAGCTCTAAAAAGCCACAAATCAATTTGTGACtctttagatttaaatttcctcaaataTCCTGGAATTAACAAAGACGAATGTAAACGTCGCAAAGCTTCTCCTGATTCAGTGATGCAATTAGCCTTCCAGCTCGCGTTTTATAAGCAAAATCAGAAATTCGTGGCGACTTACGAGTCGTGTAGTACGTCAGCTTTTCGACATGGCAGAACAGAAACGATGCGTCCTTGCaccaatgaaacaaaaaaatttgtcgaaactCTAATGAAAGATAAAAACGCTTCCAAACAAGAACTTAGGGCTTTACTTGACGCTTGCAGTACCAAACATTTCCAATTGACAAAAGAAGCGGCGATGGGACAAGGTTTCGATCGTCACTTGTTTGGATTGCGCCACACTGCGGACAAAAATGGCATCGCCTATCCAGGAATTTTTACGGATCCAGCTTATGCGCAAATTAATCACAATATTCTCTCGACAAGTACTTTGAATTCGCCAGCAATTGTCGCGGGAGGCTTTGGACCGGTTGTGAAAGATGGATATGGCATCGGTTATAGCATTCATAATGACTTTAGTGGATGTGTTGTGTCGAGTTacaaaaatacgagaaatgGCGGAGATTTCTTGGGATGCATCGAAAGTGCTTTTAAGGATATTGAACAAGTTTTGCAAGCCAAAAAGACGGAAGGGAAGtga